The Corynebacterium poyangense genome includes a window with the following:
- a CDS encoding ABC transporter permease, producing the protein MLKALSQLTLRLVLSLFTAAVLIFILLRAIPGDPASIALGVNATDDAVAALSHKLGTDRPLIMQFFLWIGGLLHGDFGTSLHSSQNISPILIDRAQVSLILCFSAMVLSLCIAIPLGMWAARRANHLDGLALSITTQIGIAIPNFLAALLLVTIVAVHWRLLPAQGWVVPSDNVWAFLQRLILPVLALTLVQAAILARYVRNAVLEILTQDYIRTARMKGFSLHGALMHHGIRNAALPVLTVAGVQLTSLIVGAVVIEHVFMIPGLGSLLLDAVSTRDLPLVQAVVMFLVFFTLVVNFLIDVGTTLIDPRIRK; encoded by the coding sequence ATGCTTAAGGCCCTTTCTCAGTTAACATTAAGACTCGTCCTCAGTCTTTTTACTGCCGCTGTGCTCATCTTTATTCTCCTCCGCGCTATCCCAGGTGACCCGGCCAGTATTGCGCTGGGAGTCAACGCCACGGACGACGCCGTCGCCGCCCTTTCACACAAATTAGGAACTGACCGCCCACTGATCATGCAGTTCTTCCTGTGGATTGGTGGTCTTCTCCACGGTGACTTCGGCACGTCTCTCCATAGTTCTCAAAATATTTCTCCCATCCTCATTGATAGAGCCCAAGTAAGCCTCATCCTCTGCTTCAGCGCAATGGTGCTTTCCCTCTGCATCGCTATCCCGCTGGGAATGTGGGCGGCTCGACGCGCCAACCACCTAGACGGCTTGGCTCTATCAATAACCACCCAAATAGGCATAGCAATCCCTAATTTCCTTGCCGCCTTACTCTTAGTAACCATCGTCGCTGTTCACTGGCGACTACTACCAGCCCAAGGATGGGTCGTCCCCTCGGACAATGTCTGGGCCTTCCTCCAACGCCTCATACTCCCCGTCCTAGCTTTGACGTTGGTGCAAGCCGCCATCCTCGCCCGCTACGTTCGCAACGCCGTCCTCGAAATCCTCACCCAGGACTACATCCGCACAGCACGCATGAAAGGTTTTTCGCTTCATGGTGCCCTCATGCACCACGGCATCCGCAACGCCGCTCTTCCGGTCCTTACCGTAGCCGGGGTGCAACTAACCAGCCTCATAGTTGGCGCAGTAGTTATTGAACACGTCTTTATGATTCCCGGTTTAGGCTCTCTTCTTCTTGACGCGGTATCCACTCGCGATCTCCCGCTAGTCCAAGCGGTTGTCATGTTCCTGGTGTTCTTCACCCTGGTGGTGAATTTTCTCATCGACGTCGGAACCACCCTCATTGATCCCCGCATAAGAAAGTAA
- a CDS encoding ABC transporter permease → MLYHARRFPLSGWIGAIIIVLLLSTAILSFFWTPADPVHAEPSQRLLTSSTEHWMGTDRFGRDVFSRVLVGARMSIFVGLIAVGISFLLGTPLGMWAGMKGGFIESLIMRGADLLLAFPALLMAIIATAIAGPSTTSTMTAIGIAGIPSFARVARSGTLQVMTQDYILAARQARRPSLEIAYQHVFPNILGLVMVQISVAFSLAILAEAALSFLGLGTPPPDPSWGRMLHDAQASMGSSPHLVFWPGLAIALSVCGFSLLGDGLRDLFDPRARRIRRSIQS, encoded by the coding sequence ATGCTCTATCATGCTCGACGCTTCCCCCTCAGCGGCTGGATCGGGGCCATCATCATCGTCCTGTTACTCAGTACAGCCATTCTATCCTTCTTCTGGACCCCTGCTGATCCAGTCCACGCCGAACCCAGCCAGCGCCTACTCACCAGCTCCACCGAGCATTGGATGGGAACTGATCGCTTTGGCCGAGATGTCTTTTCCCGCGTCTTGGTAGGCGCCCGAATGAGCATTTTCGTCGGTCTTATCGCCGTGGGAATCTCCTTCCTCCTTGGCACTCCCCTCGGCATGTGGGCGGGAATGAAGGGCGGCTTCATCGAATCACTCATCATGCGCGGCGCTGACCTTCTCCTCGCTTTCCCCGCTCTACTCATGGCCATTATCGCTACCGCTATCGCCGGCCCCTCGACAACCAGCACAATGACAGCTATCGGCATAGCGGGGATACCTTCCTTTGCCCGGGTCGCTCGCTCAGGAACCCTACAGGTCATGACCCAGGACTATATTTTGGCAGCACGTCAAGCTCGACGACCCTCCCTAGAAATCGCTTACCAACATGTATTCCCCAACATTCTTGGACTGGTCATGGTCCAAATCTCGGTAGCTTTTTCGCTCGCTATTTTGGCTGAAGCCGCCTTGAGTTTCCTCGGTCTTGGCACTCCACCACCTGACCCCTCCTGGGGGCGAATGCTTCACGACGCCCAAGCCTCCATGGGATCTTCCCCTCATCTCGTATTCTGGCCAGGGCTCGCCATCGCTCTGAGTGTCTGTGGTTTTTCGCTCCTCGGAGACGGTCTACGTGACCTGTTTGATCCCCGTGCTCGACGTATCCGGAGGTCTATCCAATCATGA